In Tumebacillus amylolyticus, the sequence ATCGCACGGGCGTAGCTGTGCGCCGGCACACCTTTCCTTCTCGACCAAGGTTGGTTACAATGGAGGCAACAACCTGAGACACTAGGAGGAATGAACGTTGCATCAAATCCTTTTCCATATCGGCTCCTACGAAGTGCGCGCGTACGGCACGATCGTTGCGATCGCGATCTTGCTCGCTGCGGGGTTGACGATGTATATGGCCAAGCAAGCCGGCAAGTACGAAGAGCATGTGCTCGGTCTCGTCATCTGGGCGATCGTCGGCTCGATCATCGGGGCGCGCTTCTGGCAGGTCTTTTTCTTTGAGTGGCATTACTATTCGCAGCATCTCAGCGAGATGTTCGCAATCTGGAACGGCGGCATGTCGATCCAAGGCGGCTTGGTCGGCGGCTTCGTCGGCGGCGGGCTGTACACGTACTTCAACAAGATTCACTTCTGGGAATTTGCGGACCTCGCCGCACCGGGGGTCATCCTCGGACAAGCGGTCGGCCGCATCGCCTGCCTGATGAACGGCGATGCCTTCGGTTCTCCGACCGGCAGCAACTTCGGCTTGGTCTACCCGCCCGGCACATTCGCATACGATACATACGGCGACCAACCGCTGTGGCCGGCAGAAGTTTGGGAAGGCCAGTGGGATTTGATCGTCCTCGCGTTGCTGTTCATCCTCAAGATGCGCAAACAACCGACCGGATACCTGTTCCTGTACTACAACATTCTCTACTCCTTCGGGCGGTTGATGCTGGAGTTCTTGCGCGGGGATACGGACCGTTTTGCCGGTTTGACGGCTGCGCAATGGACTTCGCTCGTGGTGATCGTGCTCGCGATTGGCGTGATGATCTACCTGAAGTTCAAACCGGCGAAGACCAGTGAGCCTCGTGACAAGCAAGAGGAACGAGGAACACCCAACCCTGTCTAGCAAAAAGAGGAGCTGTCCGCATGATGCGGGCAGCTCCTTTTTTCTCAATTGAGGGGGATGCGCACTTCCAGCTCCGGGAGGTAGTGGCGTGCCGGGTGGTCGTGGGTGGAAGTCTTGAAGGTAAACGCTTTGTCCTGCGGGAAACGCGGGTACTCGCGGGTGAAGGTGTAGACGTCGTTCTGAACCTCCGTCGGGGTGG encodes:
- the lgt gene encoding prolipoprotein diacylglyceryl transferase; the encoded protein is MHQILFHIGSYEVRAYGTIVAIAILLAAGLTMYMAKQAGKYEEHVLGLVIWAIVGSIIGARFWQVFFFEWHYYSQHLSEMFAIWNGGMSIQGGLVGGFVGGGLYTYFNKIHFWEFADLAAPGVILGQAVGRIACLMNGDAFGSPTGSNFGLVYPPGTFAYDTYGDQPLWPAEVWEGQWDLIVLALLFILKMRKQPTGYLFLYYNILYSFGRLMLEFLRGDTDRFAGLTAAQWTSLVVIVLAIGVMIYLKFKPAKTSEPRDKQEERGTPNPV